The following coding sequences lie in one Xiphophorus maculatus strain JP 163 A chromosome 4, X_maculatus-5.0-male, whole genome shotgun sequence genomic window:
- the lins1 gene encoding protein Lines homolog 1 encodes MDVPQSPGPSSIRELSHCYRALLGGACPKLSGAEVARLLFSGVCGQVPERDTQEGAEAAWELIVFSLTLLRKICCGVSAHSLHGAVRGPWRDILSLLFDRMDLMSQLVLHFQSEDQVISHLAAKSASVCVLYLISTSGAVSPVWQKQCVQAFSSSPPGPELDACLWSLTEVIKKLLKQSNQVLLAEVLAAFDCSLTALCSKLLPEERTEVGFGGSWRTTFCLLLDLLEVLTASGLVCGAGLSLRSQRIPAVQSAALLLTVSCCSDYFVKKRILLLLKRVLLQKLGEDWSLEGAALSVREHRDLRADRCVLTQCVLQAVAADWLQSLQVERAVFFGGREKEGLKPDGTMLRAVSLVLLKSIELHLQTAAAAGVDRTSEVDSYLQSLWSWLRRLDVSQTEVSHSCSWISLLFGEQDDDLMEASSASLSIFLSYRRCSGWDSYSVLEGACASGCNPHCHFVLLLQSLSFDHSILLDFLISSETCFLEYFVRYLKYLRGDWRGFAAACGHRNVKGLADAHGCERGEGLQPGGSVPPLEGSSSGSGLRLVEYDSSDESSEETPDGNKQSETTAALTTDRSSKLKTKPSLSMIQSEKVCPTAAAVLEEETCDVLDRVVSCLSELRQVVMRLQTKQLFPYNPSSLLKLLAQVENCYQRSPLS; translated from the exons ATGGATGTCCCGCAGAGTCCCGGGCCGTCCTCCATCAGAGAGCTGTCTCACTGCTACCGGGCTCTTCTCGGAGGAGCATGTCCTAAACTAAGCGGTGCTGAGGTTGCGAGGCTGCTTTTTTCTGGCGTTTGTGGACAGGTGCCCGAAAGGGACACGCAGGAAGGCGCTGAAGCCGCGTGGGAACTGATCGTCTTCAGTCTGACTCTGCTGAGGAAGATCTGCTGCGGGGTTTCCGCTCACAGCCTGCACGGAGCTGTCCGGGGCCCCTGGAGGGACATCCTCAGCCTGCTGTTTGACCGCATGGACCTCATGTCTCAGCTT GTGCTCCACTTCCAGTCTGAGGATCAGGTGATCTCACATCTGGCTGCAAAgtctgcatctgtgtgtgttctCTACCTCATCAGCACATCA GGTGCAGTGAGTCCTGTTTGGCAGAAGCAGTGTGTGCAGGCTTTCAGCAGCTCTCCTCCTGGTCCTGAACTTGACGCCTGCCTTTGGTCTCTCACTGAAGTCATCAAAAAGCTCCTCAAACAGTCAAATCAAG TGCTCCTTGCAGAGGTCTTGGCGGCGTTTGACTGCAGCCTGACTGCTTTGTGTTCTAAGCTGCTTCCTGAAGAGAGGACGGAGGTTGGCTTCGGCGGCTCATGGAGGACGACGTTCTGCCTGCTGTTGGACCTGCTGGAGGTTCTGACTGCATCGGGTTTGGTTTGTGGAGCTGGGCTCAGCCTGAGAAGCCAGAGGATACCTGCAGTCCAGTCTGCAGCGCTCCTGCTGACCgtcagctgctgctctgactaCTTTGTGAAAAAGCGAATCCTGCTTCTGCTCAAGAGAGTTCTGCTTCAAAAGCTGGGAGAGGACTGGTCCCTGGAGGGAGCGGCTCTGTCCGTACGGGAGCACAGAGATTTGCGTGCTGACCGCTGTGTGCTGACTCAGTGCGTCTTACAGGCAGTGGCTGCCGACTGGCTGCAGAGCCTGCAGGTGGAACGGGCCGTGTTCTTCGGAGGGCGAGAAAAGGAAGGCCTGAAACCGGACGGCACCATGCTGAGGGCAGTCAGTCTAGTTCTTCTCAAGTCTATAGAGCTTCACCTCcagacagctgctgctgcag GTGTGGACAGAACCTCAGAGGTTGACTCATATCTACAGAGTCTGTGGTCCTGGTTGAGGAGGCTGGACGTCTCTCAGACTGAAGTCAGTCACTCTTGCAGCTGGATCAGCCTGCTATTTGGAGAACAGGATGATGACCTAATGGAGGCATCCAGTGCATCTCTGTCCATATTCCTCAGCTACAG ACGGTGTTCAGGCTGGGACAGTTATTCAGTGCTGGAGGGAGCCTGTGCATCTGGATGCAACCCTCACTGCcactttgtgctgctgctgcagagcctCTCCTTTGACCACAGCATCCTCCTCGACTTCCTCATCTCCTCGGAAACCTGCTTCCTGGAATATTTCGTTCGCTACCTGAAGTACCTCAGAGGAGACTGGCGAGGCTTTGCTGCGGCGTGCGGACACAGAAATGTAAAGGGTCTTGCTGATGCTCATGGGTGTGAGCGTGGTGAAGGCCTGCAGCCTGGAGGTTCTGTCCCACCACTGGAAGGCTCCAGTTCGGGCTCTGGGCTTCGGCTTGTAGAGTATGACAGTTCTGACGAGTCCAGTGAAGAAACCCCTGATGGGAACAAACAGTCTGAAACCACAGCTGCACTGACGACTGACAGGAGTTCCAAGCTGAAAACCAAACCCAGTTTATCAATGATACAAagtgagaaagtgtgtccaactGCAGCAGCCGTGTTGGAGGAAGAGACATGTGACGTGTTGGACAGAGTCGTCTCCTGCCTGTCAGAACTCAGACAGGTTGTGATGAGGCTGCAGACTAAACAACTCTTCCCATACAACCCTTCATCGCTCCTCAAGCTTCTAGCACAAGTAGAGAACTGTTATCAGAGGTCACCACTTTCATAA